A DNA window from Hevea brasiliensis isolate MT/VB/25A 57/8 chromosome 2, ASM3005281v1, whole genome shotgun sequence contains the following coding sequences:
- the LOC110669933 gene encoding subtilisin-like protease SBT3: MKMHFLFLFFLACPCFFSARPATSTSVETATYIVHMDKSLMPKTFSSHQEWYSSIFNSLKSTNNSVSSSHNDRSLPSSFVYSYDNVVHGFAAVLYSTQLETLRNSPGFVSAYKDKMATVDTTHTYQFLSLNPSTGLWPASNFGDDVIIGVIDSGVWPESRSYSDDGMTVVPSRWKGICEDGEEFNSSMCNSKLIGARYFNKGVSAANPGIKIVMNSPRDINGHGTHTSSTAAGYYVQDATFFGYATGTARGMAPQARVAMYKVSWQEGVYASDVLAGVGQAIADGVDVISISLGFDEMPLYEDPIAIASFAAMEKGVVVSSSAGNAGPDLGTLHNGIPWLLTVAASTIDRSFTGTLTLGNGQTIIGWTLFPANALVDNLPLVYNKTFSACNSTILLSQAPDDAIILCDDIGVVFGQINAIAASPYVAGTIFISNDPILFESGRVYSPSVVISPSDAQAVIKYATTDGKASASMKFQQTILGTKPAPAAAVYTSRGPSPSYPYILKPDIMAPGSLVLASGVPNSHAAEIGSNIYLPSDFTMKSGTSMACPHASGVAALLKGAHPEWSPAAIRSAMMTTANPFDNTQNPIRDNGDEKLAYASPLAMGAGQIDPNRALDPGLIYDAIPQDYVNLLCSMNYTKKQILAITRSNSYDCSNPSSDLNYPSFITLYDNETRSVLVQKFHRTLTNVGEDAATYIAKVTAPKGSIVIVSPTILVFGKKYDKQSYSLTIKYRRNKKMRVQFGSLVWTEENGVHTVRSPIAISPLVIN; encoded by the coding sequence atgaagatgcatttccttttccttttctttcttgcttGCCCTTGTTTCTTCAGTGCTCGTCCTGCAACCTCAACTTCGGTAGAGACGGCTACATATATTGTTCATATGGACAAGTCTCTGATGCCCAAAACCTTCAGTAGCCATCAAGAATGGTATTCGTCAATATTTAATTCCCTCAAATCTACCAACAACTCCGTCTCCTCATCACACAATGATCGTAGCCTCCCATCGTCATTTGTTTACTCTTATGATAACGTTGTTCATGGTTTTGCTGCTGTTTTATATTCTACTCAACTTGAAACTCTTAGAAACTCCCCAGGTTTTGTTTCTGCTTACAAAGACAAGATGGCCACAGTTGACACCACCCACACTTACCAATTCCTTTCCCTCAATCCATCCACTGGCCTATGGCCTGCTTCCAATTTTGGTGATGATGTTATCATTGGAGTCATCGACAGTGGCGTTTGGCCAGAGAGCAGGAGCTATAGTGATGATGGTATGACTGTTGTGCCTTCGAGATGGAAGGGAATCTGCGAGGATGGAGAAGAGTTCAACTCCTCCATGTGTAATTCAAAGCTTATTGGAGCTAGATATTTCAATAAAGGTGTTTCAGCTGCCAATCCCGGGATTAAAATTGTAATGAACTCTCCAAGGGATATTAATGGGCATGGGACCCACACTTCCTCCACAGCTGCTGGTTACTACGTTCAAGATGCAACATTTTTTGGCTATGCTACTGGTACAGCCAGAGGCATGGCACCACAAGCTAGAGTAGCCATGTATAAGGTCAGCTGGCAAGAGGGCGTCTATGCCTCCGATGTTCTTGCTGGCGTGGGCCAAGCTATTGCTGATGGTGTTGATGTGATTTCTATCTCATTGGGCTTTGATGAAATGCCATTATATGAGGATCCAATTGCCATAGCCTCATTTGCAGCAATGGAAAAGGGAGTGGTGGTTTCATCTTCAGCAGGAAATGCAGGGCCAGATCTTGGGACCTTGCATAATGGGATTCCGTGGCTCTTGACTGTTGCTGCTAGCACTATTGATCGTTCATTTACTGGGACATTAACTCTAGGCAATGGCCAAACCATCATTGGATGGACTTTGTTCCCAGCTAATGCATTAGTTGATAATCTGCCATTGGTTTACAACAAGACTTTTTCTGCATGCAACTCCACTATATTGTTATCTCAAGCTCCGGATGACGCCATCATCTTGTGTGACGATATTGGGGTTGTTTTTGGTCAAATAAATGCTATTGCAGCCTCACCATATGTGGCTGGTACTATTTTCATTTCAAATGATCCAATTTTGTTTGAATCAGGTCGTGTTTATAGTCCTTCGGTTGTGATTAGCCCCAGTGATGCACAAGCTGTCATTAAATATGCCACAACCGATGGGAAGGCTTCCGCTAGCATGAAGTTTCAGCAAACCATTCTGGGCACAAAGCCTGCGCCAGCGGCTGCCGTTTACACTTCAAGAGGTCCCTCACCGAGCTATCCTTACATTTTGAAGCCAGATATAATGGCACCTGGTTCTCTAGTTTTAGCATCTGGGGTTCCAAATAGCCATGCAGCTGAAATTGGGTCCAACATATACTTGCCTAGTGATTTCACTATGAAGTCTGGGACATCAATGGCTTGTCCTCATGCTTCCGGCGTGGCTGCGCTCTTGAAAGGAGCCCACCCAGAATGGAGTCCTGCAGCTATTCGGTCTGCCATGATGACAACTGCGAACCCATTCGATAACACTCAAAATCCAATCAGAGATAATGGTGACGAAAAGCTTGCATACGCATCTCCTTTAGCCATGGGAGCTGGCCAAATTGATCCTAATCGAGCACTAGACCCAGGTTTGATTTATGATGCCATCCCACAAGACTACGTAAATCTCTTGTGCTCGATGAATTACACAAAAAAACAAATTTTGGCCATTACAAGATCAAACAGCTACGATTGTTCGAACCCTTCATCTGATCTCAATTATCCATCATTCATCACTTTGTACGATAACGAAACAAGATCAGTGTTGGTCCAGAAGTTCCATAGAACTCTAACAAATGTGGGAGAAGATGCTGCAACTTACATAGCTAAAGTGACTGCACCGAAGGGATCGATAGTTATCGTCTCACCTACGATTTTGGTGTTTGGAAAAAAATATGACAAGCAAAGCTATAGTCTTACTATAAAGTACAGAAGGAACAAGAAAATGAGGGTCCAATTTGGTTCCCTTGTTTGGACCGAAGAGAATGGGGTTCACACTGTGAGGAGTCCTATTGCAATTTCGCCTCTGGTGATTAATTGA
- the LOC110669932 gene encoding subtilisin-like protease SBT3 — protein MFINPAKVSLAGTKIMRFPILILDHLLSCLLLLLLGSSNAVSKNEELQTYIIHMDHSHMPASFITHESWYRSILRSLPHSVDDKKMLLYPYNHVMHGFSARLTQSQLSKIEKSPAHLATYHESFGKPFTTYSPKFLGLEHNYGLWPTASFGEGVIIGIIDTGIWPESESFNDKEMPPAPQRWKGQCENGSAFSPSNCNWKLIGARSFSKGLIAAGRNISTEIDYDSPRDFFGHGTHTSSTAAGNHVPGVSHFGYARGTASGVAPRAHIAMYKVLFTTDTLQSAASDVLAGMDQAIADGVDIMSLSLGFQKTPYFNDVIAIASLSAMEKGIVVVCATGNDGDFNATHNGAPWITTVGAGTLDRSFTAKMTLETGLVVEGTSYFPKSIYITDAPLYYGKDNDSKAYCHYDALVPGEVHGKVVLCDTNKETNVSKQKDELERVGAYAGILITDTSLLHSRDYTIPCLVIPTASGALVRDYVTGVTTPKVRSMEFITTKLGTTTAPQVAYFSSRGPDPISPNVLKPDILAPGVDVLAAIAPNKPYMKMDGYDVVTDYALFSGTSMAAPHVAGVAALLKSVHPEWSPAAIRSAIMTTAYVTDQSGTILKDQQTGLPATPLDFGAGHLNPNKAMDPGLIYDLCFQDYIDFLCRLGYTEKQLSAIIRQSQWNCSQEQSDLNYPSFINIFNKESSPMMKKFSRVVTNVGNDRAVYNATLVIPPGMRVTVEPSSLSFTQKYQNQGYSVNLEIDTDAPTVVYGYLKWSDQHNHVVSSPLVAVKL, from the coding sequence ATGTTCATCAACCCTGCTAAAGTCTCCTTAGCCGGGACAAAAATAATGAGGTTTCCCATTCTCATTTTAGACCATTTGTTATCTTGCCTGCTGTTATTGCTACTGGGAAGCAGCAATGCAGTTTCGAAAAATGAAGAACTGCAGACGTATATAATCCACATGGACCACTCTCACATGCCTGCATCCTTCATAACCCATGAGTCATGGTATCGATCCATCTTAAGATCGTTGCCACATTCTGTTGATGACAAAAAAATGCTGTTGTATCCGTATAACCATGTCATGCATGGCTTTAGTGCCAGACTCACGCAATCACAACTATCTAAAATTGAGAAATCTCCTGCTCATCTTGCCACATATCATGAGTCGTTTGGCAAGCCGTTCACCACCTACAGCCCCAAGTTTCTTGGACTAGAACATAATTATGGCTTGTGGCCCACTGCATCATTTGGGGAAGGTGTGATCATAGGAATCATTGATACAGGAATTTGGCCAGAGAGTGAGAGTTTTAATGACAAGGAGATGCCTCCTGCGCCACAGAGATGGAAGGGCCAGTGTGAGAATGGTTCTGCATTTAGCCCTTCTAACTGCAACTGGAAGCTCATTGGAGCTCGATCCTTCAGCAAAGGACTCATAGCAGCAGGTAGAAATATTTCCACTGAGATTGACTATGACTCGCCAAGAGACTTCTTTGGCCACGGAACCCATACTTCATCCACAGCTGCAGGAAACCATGTTCCTGGTGTAAGTCACTTCGGATATGCAAGAGGCACAGCCTCAGGTGTAGCTCCACGAGCACATATTGCCATGTACAAGGTCCTCTTTACAACAGATACACTGCAGAGTGCAGCCAGTGATGTGCTCGCTGGCATGGACCAAGCAATTGCTGATGGGGTGGACATCATGTCCTTATCTCTTGGTTTCCAAAAGACACCTTACTTCAATGATGTTATTGCCATAGCTTCTCTTTCAGCAATGGAGAAAGGAATTGTTGTCGTATGTGCAACTGGCAATGATGGAGACTTCAACGCAACACATAATGGAGCACCTTGGATCACAACAGTAGGAGCTGGCACACTTGATCGGAGtttcactgcaaaaatgaccctgGAAACTGGGTTAGTAGTGGAAGGAACATCATACTTCCCAAAGAGCATTTACATTACTGATGCTCCTTTATACTATGGCAAAGATAATGATAGCAAAGCATATTGCCACTACGATGCATTGGTTCCAGGTGAGGTCCATGGAAAGGTAGTCCTTTGTGATACTAACAAAGAAACTAATGTTAGTAAACAAAAGGATGAGCTTGAAAGGGTAGGTGCATATGCTGGAATTCTCATCACAGATACATCACTTCTGCATTCGCGTGACTACACCATTCCCTGCCTGGTAATTCCAACTGCTTCTGGGGCCTTGGTCAGGGACTATGTGACTGGGGTGACAACACCAAAGGTGAGAAGCATGGAATTCATAACCACTAAGTTGGGTACAACAACAGCACCTCAAGTGGCCTATTTCTCATCCAGAGGGCCGGATCCGATCAGTCCAAATGTTCTAAAACCAGATATTCTGGCTCCAGGAGTAGATGTGCTGGCAGCAATCGCACCAAACAAGCCGTACATGAAAATGGATGGATACGATGTTGTGACAGACTATGCACTATTTTCAGGTACATCAATGGCAGCACCCCATGTCGCTGGAGTGGCAGCTCTACTTAAGAGTGTCCATCCTGAATGGAGCCCAGCAGCCATCCGATCGGCTATTATGACCACAGCATATGTCACGGATCAGAGTGGCACAATTTTGAAAGACCAACAGACAGGCCTTCCAGCCACACCTTTAGATTTTGGAGCTGGGCATCTCAACCCAAACAAAGCCATGGATCCTGGACTCATCTACGACTTGTGCTTCCAAGATTATATTGACTTCCTATGCCGCCTCGGCTACACTGAAAAGCAGCTAAGTGCTATCATTAGGCAAAGCCAATGGAATTGCAGCCAGGAACAGAGCGACCTAAACTAtccttcatttatcaacatattcAACAAAGAAAGCTCTCCAATGATGAAGAAATTTAGTAGGGTTGTAACGAATGTTGGAAATGACAGAGCTGTTTACAACGCAACCCTAGTGATTCCTCCTGGAATGAGAGTCACAGTAGAGCCCAGTAGTTTGTCCTTCACTCAAAAATATCAGAATCAAGGTTATTCTGTCAATTTAGAGATTGATACAGATGCTCCAACTGTGGTCTATGGTTATCTCAAATGGAGTGATCAACACAACCATGTGGTATCAAGCCCTTTAGTGGCTGTTAAACTCTAA
- the LOC110669941 gene encoding probable serine/threonine-protein kinase At1g01540, protein MSNYSLLNDQMSKRTSIFGLRLWVVLGICVGAAIVLVLFLISLWFTSKRNKTNNSAAHSKFKSSLNNTTIPSVSKEIQEIRLDPLHPTPDPKPLIPDPVPESEPVLLLQHEEDASPVGGRNRIHIEIGKDHRISYPERVGGSGHGSGETRSGPRSGDQAGTAITVPEVSHLGWGHWYTLRELEVSTNGFADENVIGEGGYGIVYRGVMEDNTKVAVKNLLNNRGQAEKEFKVEVEAIGRVRHKNLARLLGYCAEGAHRMLVYEYVDNGNLEQWLHGDVGPCSPLTWEIRMNIILGTAKGLTYLHEGLEPKVVHRDVKSSNILLDKQWNAKVSDFGLAKLLGSERSYVTTRVMGTFGYVAPEYASTGMLNERSDVYSFGILLMEIISGRNPVDYSRPPGEVNLVDWLKTMVTNRNAEGVLDPRLPDKPSSRALKRALLVALRCVDPNAQKRPKMGHVIHMLEADEFPFRDDRRIGKEHGRTYRDGEKTDKRVTESGDSSGYESGAQTNRSLWRKQEPEEQ, encoded by the exons ATGTCTAATTATTCTTTGTTGAACGATCAGATGTCTAAGAGAACCTCAATCTTTGGTTTACGTTTATGGGTGGTTCTTGGTATCTGTGTAGGGGCTGCCATAGTTCTTGTTCTTTTCCTTATTTCTCTCTGGTTCACTTCTAAACGCAACAAGACTAATAACAGTGCTGCACACTCTAAATTCAAGTCATCTCTCAACAACACCACAATCCCCAGCGTCTCCAAGGAAATCCAGGAGATACGGTTAGACCCTTTACACCCGACGCCTGACCCGAAACCACTGATCCCGGACCCGGTGCCAGAATCAGAGCCTGTCCTGCTTCTACAGCATGAAGAGGATGCTAGTCCTGTCGGTGGGCGAAACAGAATTCACATTGAGATTGGGAAGGACCACAGAATATCGTACCCTGAGCGAGTTGGTGGTTCGGGTCATGGAAGCGGAGAGACCCGGTCCGGTCCTCGTTCAGGTGATCAGGCCGGTACGGCAATAACTGTGCCAGAGGTTTCACATTTGGGGTGGGGCCACTGGTACACCCTCAGGGAACTTGAGGTCTCTACAAATGGTTTTGCTGACGAGAATGTGATTGGCGAAGGTGGGTATGGGATAGTTTACCGTGGTGTTATGGAGGATAATACTAAAGTTGCTGTCAAAAACTTACTTAACAACAG GGGACAAGCTGAGAAGGAGTTTAAAGTAGAAGTAGAGGCAATTGGACGGGTGCGGCACAAGAATTTGGCGAGGTTGCTTGGTTATTGTGCTGAAGGAGCTCATAG GATGCTTGTTTACGAGTATGTTGACAATGGAAACTTAGAACAGTGGCTTCATGGAGATGTTGGACCTTGCAGCCCTCTCACATGGGAGATTCGAATGAATATAATACTTGGAACAGCAAAAGG GCTCACGTACCTGCATGAAGGGCTTGAACCCAAGGTTGTTCATCGTGATGTCAAATCAAGCAACATTTTACTGGATAAGCAGTGGAATGCTAAAGTATCTGACTTTGGCCTTGCTAAACTCTTAGGCTCAGAGCGGAGTTATGTGACCACTCGTGTAATGGGAACATTTGG ATATGTGGCCCCAGAATATGCCAGTACTGGCATGCTGAATGAAAGAAGTGATGTAtatagctttgggatacttcttATGGAAATCATTTCTGGAAGAAACCCAGTTGATTACAGTCGCCCTCCTGGAGAG GTGAACCTAGTCGACTGGCTTAAAACAATGGTTACAAATCGAAATGCTGAAGGAGTTTTGGATCCTAGGTTGCCAGATAAGCCTTCATCAAGGGCGCTGAAGCGTGCCCTTTTAGTAGCTTTACGCTGTGTGGATCCTAATGCACAAAAGAGGCCAAAGATGGGTCATGTGATACATATGCTTGAAGCTGATGAATTCCCCTTCCGAGAT GACCGCAGAATTGGAAAGGAACATGGGCGAACATACCGTGATGGTGAGAAAACAGATAAGCGTGTAACTGAATCGGGTGATAGTAGTGGTTACGAAAGTGGTGCCCAAACCAATAGATCATTATGGAGAAAACAAGAGCCTGAAGAACAGTAA